One window of Vibrio sinaloensis genomic DNA carries:
- the fadE gene encoding acyl-CoA dehydrogenase FadE, which translates to MDILLSILGFTVVLAACLYHRSSLFTSIAALTATMILLSIFGSVGSVSWLLYVAATAVLAVPSLRQSVISKKALAVFKKVLPAMSQTEKEALDAGTVWWEAELFKGKPDWNKLHQIKDPQLSAEEQAFLDGPVNEVCAMVNDYQVTHELADLPPHVWQYLKDNKFFAMIIKKKYGGLEFSAYAQSLVLQKLTGVSGVLSSTVGVPNSLGPGELLQHYGTTEQKDYYLPRLAEGKEIPCFALTSPEAGSDAGSIPDFGVVCKGEWQGKEVLGMRLTWNKRYITLAPVATVLGLAFKLRDPDGLLGETPELGITCALIPTDLEGVEIGNRHFPLNVPFQNGPTRAKDLFVPLDFIIGGPKMAGQGWRMLVECLSVGRGITLPSNSTGGIKTAALATGAYARIRRQFKQPIGHMEGVEEPLARLGGNAYVMDAASALTVAGIDLGEKPSVISAIVKYHCTHRGQQSIIDAMDIVGGKGICMGPSNFLARGYQGAPIAVTVEGANILTRSMIIFGQGAIRCHPYVLEEMNAAYSDSSDALDKFDAALAGHVSFTLSNLVRSFWLGLTDGRFSSAPTSDATKRYYQQLNRYSANIAFLSDISMAVLGGSLKRKERLSARLGDILSQLYLSSATLKRFESEGRQQTDLALVHWGLQDSLKQTEQAIDEFLANFPNKLLAKVLRVMILPFGRVRKAPNDKLDSQVAQILQTPNETRSRIGRNQYLTASEFNPAGKIEHALGVILSAEPLFDKVCKETGQRRPFLRLDEVAELGLEQGILDKAEAELLKQAEQQRLYVINVDDFSPEQLAAKPLPAPTPKMEEVA; encoded by the coding sequence ATGGACATCTTGCTCTCAATACTCGGCTTTACCGTCGTCTTGGCTGCCTGCCTATACCATCGCAGCTCACTTTTTACTTCTATTGCTGCGCTCACGGCGACAATGATCCTACTGTCGATTTTTGGCAGTGTCGGTTCCGTCAGTTGGTTGCTGTATGTGGCCGCCACTGCTGTGCTCGCGGTGCCGTCTTTGCGCCAATCAGTGATCAGTAAAAAAGCGTTAGCAGTATTCAAGAAAGTGCTACCGGCCATGTCTCAAACAGAAAAAGAGGCATTGGATGCCGGCACCGTGTGGTGGGAAGCCGAGCTGTTCAAAGGCAAACCTGACTGGAACAAACTACACCAGATCAAAGACCCGCAACTGAGCGCTGAAGAACAAGCGTTTCTCGATGGCCCGGTTAACGAAGTGTGTGCCATGGTCAACGATTATCAAGTGACTCACGAGCTAGCCGACTTGCCTCCGCACGTTTGGCAGTACCTAAAAGACAACAAGTTCTTTGCCATGATCATCAAGAAAAAATATGGTGGCTTGGAATTCTCAGCGTACGCCCAATCTTTGGTGTTGCAAAAGCTAACCGGTGTCTCTGGTGTTCTGTCATCGACAGTCGGCGTGCCTAACTCGTTAGGCCCTGGTGAACTGTTGCAACACTACGGTACTACCGAACAAAAAGACTATTACCTACCTCGCCTCGCTGAAGGTAAAGAGATCCCTTGTTTCGCTCTAACCAGTCCAGAAGCAGGTTCAGATGCGGGCTCTATTCCGGATTTTGGTGTGGTGTGCAAAGGCGAATGGCAAGGCAAAGAAGTACTTGGTATGCGCCTTACGTGGAACAAACGTTACATTACTCTTGCTCCTGTCGCTACAGTACTCGGCCTTGCTTTCAAGCTGCGCGACCCTGATGGTCTGCTAGGTGAGACACCAGAGCTCGGTATTACCTGTGCGCTGATTCCAACCGACCTAGAAGGGGTCGAAATTGGTAACCGCCACTTCCCGCTGAACGTGCCGTTCCAAAATGGTCCAACTCGCGCCAAGGATCTATTTGTCCCGCTCGATTTCATTATCGGTGGCCCCAAAATGGCTGGCCAAGGCTGGCGTATGTTGGTTGAGTGTCTATCCGTTGGCCGTGGTATTACGCTACCTTCAAACTCAACCGGTGGCATCAAAACAGCCGCACTGGCAACCGGTGCTTATGCCCGTATTCGTCGCCAGTTCAAACAACCTATCGGCCACATGGAAGGGGTTGAGGAGCCATTGGCACGCTTAGGGGGTAATGCTTACGTCATGGATGCAGCCAGTGCCCTGACTGTTGCAGGTATCGACTTAGGCGAAAAACCATCAGTGATCTCAGCTATCGTTAAATACCACTGTACTCACCGTGGTCAACAAAGCATCATTGACGCGATGGACATTGTCGGCGGTAAAGGCATTTGTATGGGTCCATCTAACTTCCTTGCCCGAGGGTACCAAGGTGCCCCTATTGCGGTAACAGTTGAAGGCGCAAACATTCTGACTCGTTCGATGATCATCTTTGGCCAAGGTGCCATTCGTTGTCATCCTTATGTACTTGAAGAGATGAATGCTGCTTATTCTGACAGTTCAGATGCCTTGGATAAGTTCGACGCCGCACTCGCTGGTCACGTGAGCTTTACCTTGAGTAACTTAGTGCGCAGCTTCTGGCTAGGACTTACCGACGGCCGCTTTTCTAGCGCGCCAACAAGTGATGCCACCAAGCGTTACTATCAGCAGCTTAACCGCTACAGTGCCAACATCGCGTTCTTGTCCGACATCTCAATGGCTGTGCTCGGCGGCTCTCTGAAACGTAAGGAGCGCTTGTCAGCTCGTTTAGGGGATATTTTGAGCCAACTCTACTTGAGTTCAGCTACCTTGAAGCGTTTCGAAAGTGAAGGACGCCAGCAGACTGACTTAGCGCTCGTTCATTGGGGACTGCAAGATAGCTTGAAACAGACCGAGCAGGCGATTGATGAGTTTTTAGCTAACTTCCCTAACAAGCTATTGGCGAAAGTGCTAAGAGTGATGATTCTGCCGTTTGGTCGTGTGCGTAAAGCCCCAAATGACAAACTGGACAGCCAAGTGGCTCAAATTTTACAAACACCAAACGAAACACGCTCTCGCATTGGTCGCAACCAATACTTAACCGCCAGCGAGTTCAACCCGGCGGGTAAGATTGAGCACGCGCTCGGTGTTATCCTCTCTGCCGAACCTCTGTTCGACAAAGTGTGCAAAGAGACGGGGCAACGTCGTCCATTCTTGCGCTTGGATGAAGTCGCAGAACTTGGTTTAGAGCAAGGCATTTTGGATAAAGCTGAGGCAGAACTTCTGAAACAAGCCGAGCAGCAGCGTTTGTATGTGATTAATGTCGATGACTTTAGTCCAGAGCAACTTGCGGCAAAGCCACTCCCCGCGCCGACGCCTAAAATGGAAGAGGTCGCGTAA
- the lpcA gene encoding D-sedoheptulose 7-phosphate isomerase, translating to MYQDLIKSELTEAADVLNKFLSDAQNIAQIEAAAKMIADSFKQGGKVLSCGNGGSHCDAMHFAEELTGRYRENRPGLPGIAISDPSHLSCVSNDFGYDYVFSRYVEAVGVKGDVLFGLSTSGNSGNILKAIEAAQAKGMKTIALTGKDGGKMAGLADIEIRVPHFGYADRIQEIHIKIIHIVIQLIEKEMEA from the coding sequence ATGTACCAGGATTTAATTAAAAGTGAATTGACGGAAGCGGCTGACGTACTGAATAAGTTTTTGAGCGATGCGCAAAATATCGCTCAGATTGAAGCAGCAGCGAAAATGATTGCTGATTCCTTTAAGCAAGGGGGGAAAGTGCTCTCTTGTGGTAACGGCGGCTCTCACTGTGACGCCATGCACTTCGCAGAAGAGCTAACAGGGCGTTACCGAGAAAACCGTCCTGGTCTGCCTGGCATTGCGATTTCAGACCCAAGTCACCTTTCATGTGTGAGCAACGACTTTGGCTATGACTATGTTTTCTCTCGCTATGTCGAAGCGGTTGGCGTAAAAGGAGACGTACTGTTTGGTTTGTCGACATCTGGTAACTCGGGCAACATTCTAAAAGCCATTGAAGCGGCGCAAGCGAAAGGAATGAAAACCATTGCGTTGACCGGTAAAGATGGCGGCAAAATGGCTGGACTCGCTGATATCGAAATTCGCGTGCCACATTTTGGCTATGCGGATCGCATCCAAGAAATTCATATTAAGATCATCCATATCGTGATCCAATTGATTGAAAAAGAGATGGAAGCATAG
- a CDS encoding class II glutamine amidotransferase: MCELLGMSANVPTDICFSFTGLMQRGGKTGPHRDGWGITFYEGKGFRNFKDPNPSCQSKIAELVQNYPIKSRAVISHIRQANRGGVNLENTHPFTRELWGRYWTFAHNGQLSDYQDLHTGRHRPVGQTDSELAFCWLLKQMEDRYPEPPQDMIGVFRFVAQCCELLKQKGVFNMLLSDGEYVMTYCTNHLYWITRRAPFGKASLIDEDVEINFQEETTPNDIVSVIATQPLTDNEQWHRMKPGEFGILHFGEIVDGNADQLTDVPFAPKKVASQAPTEPLE; this comes from the coding sequence ATGTGTGAATTGCTCGGAATGAGCGCCAACGTACCAACTGATATCTGTTTCAGTTTTACTGGCCTGATGCAGCGAGGAGGGAAGACCGGCCCGCACCGCGATGGTTGGGGTATCACCTTCTATGAAGGAAAAGGCTTTCGTAACTTTAAAGACCCAAACCCAAGTTGCCAGTCGAAAATTGCCGAATTAGTACAAAACTACCCGATAAAAAGCCGCGCAGTCATTAGCCATATTCGCCAAGCCAATCGTGGTGGCGTGAATTTAGAGAACACCCACCCGTTTACGCGAGAATTATGGGGACGCTACTGGACCTTTGCCCACAATGGTCAACTGAGTGACTATCAAGATTTGCATACCGGGCGCCATCGTCCTGTCGGCCAAACCGATAGCGAGCTTGCCTTCTGTTGGCTACTGAAACAGATGGAAGACCGTTACCCAGAACCACCGCAAGATATGATCGGAGTGTTTCGTTTTGTCGCGCAGTGCTGTGAGCTGCTAAAGCAGAAAGGTGTGTTTAATATGCTGCTTTCCGATGGTGAGTATGTGATGACTTATTGCACCAATCACCTCTATTGGATCACTCGCCGTGCGCCGTTTGGCAAAGCCTCTTTGATTGATGAAGACGTAGAAATTAACTTCCAAGAAGAGACCACACCCAATGACATTGTCTCTGTGATTGCTACCCAACCGCTGACTGACAATGAGCAGTGGCACCGAATGAAACCGGGTGAATTCGGCATTTTGCACTTTGGTGAGATTGTTGATGGCAACGCCGATCAGTTAACCGATGTGCCATTTGCTCCGAAGAAGGTCGCCAGCCAAGCGCCCACCGAGCCACTGGAGTAG
- a CDS encoding proline--tRNA ligase translates to MRTSNYLLSTLKETPNDAEVVSHQLMLRAGMIRKLASGLYTWLPTGLRVLRKVENIVRQEIDNAGAVETLMPVVQPFELWEETGRSEKMGPELLRFTDRHVRPFVLSPTAEEVITSLVRNEVSSYKQLPLNLYQIQTKFRDERRPRFGVMRSREFSMMDAYSFDIDKEGLQKSYDAMHDAYCKAFDRMGLDYRPVLADSGAIGGSGSQEFHVLAESGEDLIAFSTESDYAANIEKAEALAPADAAPAPTQEMTLVDTPNAKTIAELVEQFELPIEKTVKTLFVKASDEMEAPIIALIIRGDHELNEVKAENLAQVAAPLEMASEEEIRALIGAGPGSLGPVGLKLPFIVDRSVAVMSDFGAGANIDDKHYFGINWGRDVELGQVEDLRNVVEGDPSPCGQGTIQLKRGIEVGHIFQLGNTYSAAMNCGVLGPDGKNTILEMGCYGIGITRVVAAAIEQNHDQYGIIWPDALAPFQVAIVPMNMHKSEEVQQAAEKLYAELTALGIDVLFDDRKERPGVMFSDMELIGVPHTIIIGDRSMKEGNFEYKNRRTGEKTPVAMADIVEHVKAQIA, encoded by the coding sequence ATGCGTACCAGTAACTATCTTCTTTCTACTCTGAAGGAGACTCCAAACGACGCAGAAGTAGTGAGCCACCAGCTCATGCTACGAGCAGGTATGATCCGTAAGCTGGCTTCAGGTCTTTATACTTGGCTGCCTACCGGTCTACGTGTGTTGCGTAAAGTCGAAAACATCGTTCGTCAAGAAATCGATAATGCAGGTGCAGTCGAAACCTTGATGCCCGTTGTGCAGCCGTTTGAACTATGGGAAGAAACCGGTCGATCAGAGAAGATGGGCCCTGAGTTACTTCGCTTTACTGACCGCCATGTGCGTCCGTTTGTGCTTAGCCCAACGGCAGAAGAGGTGATCACTAGCTTGGTGCGTAATGAAGTGAGCTCTTACAAACAGCTACCGCTTAACCTGTACCAAATTCAAACCAAGTTCCGTGATGAACGTCGTCCGCGCTTTGGCGTTATGCGCTCTCGTGAGTTCTCGATGATGGATGCGTACAGCTTCGACATCGATAAAGAGGGCTTGCAAAAATCCTACGATGCGATGCACGACGCGTACTGCAAAGCTTTCGACCGCATGGGCTTAGACTACCGTCCAGTTCTTGCTGACAGCGGCGCGATTGGTGGCAGTGGCTCACAAGAGTTCCACGTACTGGCTGAAAGCGGTGAAGATCTTATCGCCTTCTCAACTGAGTCAGATTACGCGGCCAACATTGAAAAAGCAGAAGCCCTAGCTCCAGCCGATGCAGCACCCGCACCGACTCAAGAGATGACTTTAGTCGATACGCCAAACGCGAAAACCATCGCAGAGCTGGTTGAACAGTTTGAGCTACCGATTGAAAAAACCGTTAAGACGCTATTTGTAAAAGCCTCGGACGAAATGGAAGCGCCGATTATTGCGCTGATTATTCGTGGCGATCACGAGCTTAACGAAGTGAAAGCGGAGAACCTTGCTCAAGTCGCCGCACCACTCGAGATGGCATCGGAAGAAGAAATTCGTGCGCTGATCGGTGCAGGCCCAGGCTCACTTGGCCCAGTCGGTCTTAAACTGCCTTTCATCGTTGACCGCAGCGTTGCTGTTATGAGTGATTTTGGCGCTGGTGCCAACATTGATGACAAACACTACTTTGGCATTAACTGGGGTCGTGATGTCGAGCTTGGTCAAGTTGAAGACCTGCGCAATGTGGTTGAAGGCGACCCTAGCCCATGTGGTCAAGGTACCATTCAGCTTAAACGCGGTATCGAAGTGGGTCATATTTTCCAGCTAGGCAATACCTACTCGGCAGCGATGAACTGTGGTGTACTTGGTCCTGATGGCAAGAACACTATCCTAGAGATGGGCTGTTACGGTATTGGTATTACCCGAGTCGTGGCAGCGGCGATTGAGCAAAACCACGATCAATACGGCATCATCTGGCCTGACGCACTGGCTCCGTTCCAAGTGGCTATTGTTCCGATGAACATGCACAAGTCAGAAGAAGTGCAGCAAGCGGCTGAAAAGCTATACGCTGAGCTAACGGCTCTAGGTATTGATGTGCTGTTTGATGACCGCAAAGAGCGCCCAGGCGTGATGTTCTCGGATATGGAGCTGATTGGCGTGCCGCACACCATCATCATCGGTGACCGCAGCATGAAAGAAGGCAACTTCGAGTATAAAAACCGTCGTACTGGTGAAAAAACACCAGTTGCAATGGCGGACATCGTTGAACACGTTAAAGCTCAAATTGCTTAA
- the tsaA gene encoding tRNA (N6-threonylcarbamoyladenosine(37)-N6)-methyltransferase TrmO, producing MYSIEPIGFIESPYKEKFAVPRQPRLVPAACSRVKLLGKANCPEALRGIEQFSHVWLLFLFDQNLQAGWKPTVRPPRLGGNERIGVFASRSTFRPNGIGMSAVEVKGVTKQGEQIYLDLGSVDLVDGTPIVDIKPYIPYSDQVNEASGGYAEHEPTTLTVSFSAEALAVLKLRPQQEMEAKVIEQVLAQDPRPAYKRAKPDSKEYAVNLFDLNVKFIVADNLVTVTAIERF from the coding sequence ATGTATTCCATAGAGCCAATCGGTTTTATTGAAAGCCCGTATAAAGAGAAATTCGCCGTACCACGTCAGCCACGTTTAGTGCCCGCCGCGTGCTCTCGCGTTAAGTTACTCGGAAAAGCCAATTGCCCAGAAGCACTGAGAGGCATCGAACAGTTCTCTCATGTCTGGTTACTCTTTCTGTTTGACCAGAATTTACAAGCCGGATGGAAACCAACCGTGCGCCCACCCAGACTGGGCGGTAATGAACGTATTGGTGTATTTGCTTCACGCTCAACCTTTAGGCCCAATGGCATCGGCATGTCTGCGGTAGAAGTCAAAGGGGTAACCAAACAAGGAGAGCAGATCTATTTAGATCTTGGCAGTGTCGACTTAGTGGATGGCACCCCTATTGTCGATATCAAACCCTATATCCCTTACAGCGACCAGGTGAACGAAGCCAGTGGCGGCTACGCGGAACACGAGCCAACCACGCTCACTGTCAGTTTCTCAGCAGAGGCTCTAGCTGTACTCAAACTGCGCCCACAACAAGAGATGGAAGCGAAAGTAATAGAGCAAGTACTGGCGCAAGACCCCCGCCCGGCCTACAAGAGAGCCAAGCCCGATAGCAAAGAGTACGCGGTCAACTTGTTCGATCTAAACGTTAAATTTATCGTCGCAGACAACTTAGTAACGGTTACCGCGATTGAACGCTTTTGA
- a CDS encoding type B 50S ribosomal protein L31 has translation MQANIHPEYRTVVFHDTSVDEYFLIGSTLQTNRTIEWSDGKTYPYFTVEVSSKSHPFYTGKQRVVQKEGRVANFRRRFSQFEQGNK, from the coding sequence ATGCAAGCGAATATCCACCCTGAGTATCGAACGGTTGTGTTTCACGATACCAGTGTCGATGAGTATTTTTTGATTGGCTCAACGTTACAAACCAATCGCACTATCGAATGGAGTGATGGCAAAACCTATCCCTATTTCACAGTTGAGGTCTCGTCGAAGTCTCATCCTTTCTATACCGGCAAACAACGCGTGGTTCAGAAAGAAGGGCGCGTGGCTAACTTCAGACGTCGTTTTAGTCAGTTTGAACAAGGAAATAAGTAG
- the ykgO gene encoding type B 50S ribosomal protein L36, which produces MKVVKSLKSAKSRHPDCQVVKRRGRLYVICKANPRFKAVQK; this is translated from the coding sequence ATGAAAGTGGTCAAATCGTTGAAAAGTGCCAAGAGTCGTCACCCTGATTGCCAAGTCGTCAAAAGAAGAGGGCGTCTGTATGTGATATGCAAAGCTAACCCTAGGTTTAAAGCGGTACAGAAATAG
- a CDS encoding AbgT family transporter has translation MSSSASIKQNSPKKPLFTRFLDAVEYLGNLLPHPITLFAIFCLAILVLSGIAGFFEVAVMDPRPEGAKGRAADGMIHVVSLLNADGLELIVTNLVKNFVGFAPLGTVLVAMLGVAIAEYSGLLSAAMRGMVMGASKRMVTVTVVFAGIISNTASELGYVVLIPLAAMLFHSLGRHPLAGLAAAFAGVSGGYSANLLIGTVDPLLSGITETAAQMIDPTYTVGPEVNWYFMFVSTFFIAGMGAFVTEKIVEPKLGKYNDEEASEDLSQDKMGKLSEIEKKGLKLAGVAVLVVSALLAWTIVPADGILRSDTGTVAGSPFLKSIVAFIFVFFAIPGFVYGKVVGTMKTDRDVIDAMAKSMSSMGMYIVLVFFAAQFVAFFKWTNFGQVFAVAGASFLQEIGLTGPMLFFAFILMCGFINLMIGSASAQWAVTAPIFVPMLMLVGYAPETIQAAYRIGDSTTNIITPMMSYFGLILAVATRYMKNLGIGTLIATMLPYSICFIVGWSLLFYLWVFVFGLPVGPGAATYYTP, from the coding sequence ATGAGTTCATCTGCTTCGATTAAACAAAATTCACCTAAGAAGCCGCTATTTACGCGTTTCTTAGACGCTGTTGAATATTTGGGGAACCTATTGCCCCATCCAATCACTCTATTTGCTATCTTCTGCTTAGCGATCTTGGTCCTATCTGGTATTGCGGGCTTTTTTGAAGTAGCAGTCATGGATCCTCGCCCTGAGGGTGCCAAAGGTCGTGCCGCAGATGGCATGATTCATGTCGTTAGCCTGCTTAATGCAGACGGTCTAGAGCTCATTGTTACCAATCTCGTTAAAAACTTTGTGGGCTTTGCACCGTTAGGTACCGTTTTAGTGGCCATGCTGGGTGTAGCGATCGCTGAGTACTCGGGTCTGTTGTCTGCTGCGATGCGTGGCATGGTGATGGGTGCGTCAAAGCGTATGGTCACGGTGACTGTGGTGTTTGCGGGTATTATCTCTAACACGGCGTCTGAGCTGGGTTACGTGGTATTGATTCCGCTAGCGGCGATGCTATTCCACTCACTTGGTCGTCACCCACTTGCTGGTTTGGCGGCAGCGTTTGCCGGTGTTTCTGGCGGTTACTCGGCTAACCTATTGATTGGTACTGTTGATCCACTGCTGTCTGGTATTACAGAAACTGCAGCGCAAATGATCGATCCGACTTACACCGTTGGGCCAGAAGTGAACTGGTACTTCATGTTTGTATCGACGTTCTTTATTGCCGGAATGGGTGCGTTCGTTACTGAGAAAATCGTTGAGCCGAAACTGGGCAAATACAACGATGAAGAAGCATCGGAAGATCTATCGCAAGATAAGATGGGTAAGCTGAGCGAGATCGAGAAGAAAGGTCTCAAGCTCGCGGGTGTTGCTGTTCTTGTTGTATCGGCACTCCTTGCGTGGACGATTGTTCCTGCTGACGGTATTCTGCGCTCTGATACCGGCACGGTCGCTGGCTCGCCATTCCTTAAGAGTATTGTTGCCTTTATCTTTGTGTTCTTTGCGATTCCAGGCTTTGTCTACGGCAAAGTGGTTGGCACAATGAAGACTGACCGCGACGTGATTGATGCAATGGCCAAGTCTATGTCTTCGATGGGCATGTACATTGTACTGGTGTTCTTCGCAGCTCAATTTGTTGCATTTTTCAAGTGGACTAACTTCGGGCAAGTATTCGCGGTTGCTGGTGCTAGCTTCCTACAAGAGATTGGTTTGACTGGCCCGATGCTGTTCTTCGCATTTATCCTGATGTGTGGCTTCATTAACCTGATGATCGGTTCAGCTTCGGCACAGTGGGCAGTCACAGCGCCTATCTTCGTGCCTATGCTAATGCTGGTAGGTTACGCGCCAGAGACTATCCAGGCGGCGTACCGTATCGGTGACTCAACCACCAACATCATTACGCCGATGATGAGCTACTTCGGTCTGATCTTGGCTGTGGCAACTCGTTACATGAAGAACCTAGGTATCGGTACGCTGATCGCGACCATGCTGCCGTACTCAATCTGCTTTATCGTTGGTTGGAGTCTGCTGTTCTACCTTTGGGTGTTTGTGTTTGGTCTACCTGTTGGTCCTGGCGCAGCAACTTACTACACACCTTAA
- a CDS encoding substrate-binding periplasmic protein yields the protein MRQFLQRLTSFCVMACLPAFAQTPIQLVTLDYPPYIEFRQDKLSGVAIKLVESIFAELNQPITIEVLPWARALSLVEYGRADAIFTAFKTPSRERFAHFSDQVLFVQNISLVVRSSSSIASQDFFTQDHSTLALCVVNRVSYGNQFDNLLVENRFRRVFKRDSAEECARLVRAGRVDVWVNNEFGARSILVTEGLEQELQVLSPPLEATASYIAFSQRRGHQALLKRFDEVLRQMKQDGRYQALIDAYFQQLRQQRK from the coding sequence ATGAGGCAGTTTCTACAGCGATTAACATCTTTTTGTGTGATGGCCTGCTTACCTGCGTTCGCGCAAACGCCTATTCAACTGGTAACGCTCGACTACCCACCTTATATCGAATTTCGTCAGGATAAACTGTCAGGAGTTGCGATCAAATTGGTGGAGTCGATATTTGCAGAGCTTAATCAACCTATCACTATTGAAGTTTTGCCTTGGGCTAGGGCGTTGAGTTTAGTTGAGTATGGCCGAGCAGATGCCATTTTTACCGCTTTCAAAACACCAAGCCGAGAGCGTTTTGCACACTTCAGTGATCAGGTGTTGTTCGTTCAAAATATCAGTTTAGTTGTCCGTTCATCTTCTTCGATAGCCAGCCAAGATTTTTTTACCCAAGATCATTCGACTCTGGCGCTTTGTGTGGTCAATCGAGTGAGTTATGGCAATCAGTTTGACAATTTACTTGTTGAGAATCGATTTCGTCGTGTTTTTAAACGCGACAGTGCAGAGGAATGTGCTCGCTTAGTCAGAGCGGGAAGAGTTGATGTTTGGGTCAACAATGAGTTTGGAGCGCGAAGTATTTTGGTTACCGAGGGGCTTGAGCAAGAGTTGCAGGTTTTGTCTCCTCCATTGGAGGCTACGGCAAGCTATATCGCTTTTTCTCAGCGGCGTGGTCATCAAGCTTTGCTCAAGCGGTTTGATGAGGTTTTGCGGCAGATGAAGCAAGATGGTCGTTATCAAGCGTTAATCGATGCCTATTTTCAACAGTTGCGCCAGCAGCGAAAATAA
- a CDS encoding MetQ/NlpA family lipoprotein — MKFSLKGLLTIAAAASALVLAGCGEQAADTSKIKVGVMAGAEAQVAEVAAKVAKEQYGLDVELVTFTDYVTPNAALDDGSIDINAFQHKPYLDQQVADRGYKLTIAGNTFVYPIAGYSKQVQSVDEIQDGARIAVPNDPTNLGRSLLLLEQQGLLKLRENVGLLATVRDIVENPKNITIVELDAAQLPRSLDDVALSVINTTYASSINLTPQKDGVFVEDKESPYVNLIVAREDNVQAENVQNFVKAYQTDEVYQAASDIFQGGVVKGW, encoded by the coding sequence ATGAAATTCAGTCTTAAAGGTCTTTTGACTATCGCAGCCGCAGCGTCGGCACTCGTTCTAGCAGGCTGTGGTGAGCAAGCGGCAGACACCAGCAAAATCAAAGTGGGTGTCATGGCTGGCGCAGAAGCACAAGTAGCAGAAGTGGCAGCGAAAGTCGCGAAAGAGCAGTATGGTCTTGATGTTGAACTGGTCACTTTCACAGATTACGTGACGCCAAACGCAGCGCTTGATGATGGTTCAATCGATATCAATGCGTTCCAACATAAGCCATATCTAGATCAGCAAGTGGCAGACCGTGGTTACAAACTAACGATTGCTGGCAACACGTTTGTTTACCCAATTGCAGGTTACTCTAAGCAAGTTCAATCTGTGGACGAGATCCAAGATGGCGCTCGTATCGCGGTACCAAACGATCCGACCAACCTAGGTCGTTCACTGCTACTTCTTGAACAGCAAGGTCTACTCAAGCTACGTGAAAATGTGGGTCTACTAGCCACGGTACGCGATATCGTTGAGAACCCAAAAAACATCACTATCGTAGAGCTAGACGCTGCTCAGCTTCCACGCTCACTGGATGATGTAGCGCTGTCAGTAATCAATACGACTTACGCGAGCTCAATCAACCTAACTCCTCAAAAAGACGGCGTTTTTGTTGAAGATAAAGAGTCTCCATACGTTAACCTGATTGTGGCTCGTGAAGACAATGTCCAAGCTGAGAATGTACAAAACTTCGTCAAGGCTTACCAAACCGACGAGGTTTACCAAGCAGCCTCTGACATTTTCCAAGGCGGCGTAGTAAAAGGCTGGTAA
- a CDS encoding methionine ABC transporter permease: protein MSFNEISQWLSLNSKLLLGATWETLYMVAVAGIVGFAVGIPLGVILHTTKKGGLLENTKLNSVLGAIVNIGRSVPFLVLMVAIIPVTKLLVGTFIGTTAAIVPLTIGAIPFVARLIEGALLEVPTGLVEAAQSMGATPMQIISKVLLPEAMPTIVNSVTITLVTLVSYSAMAGTVGGGGLGDVAIRYGFHRYDVVIMAVTVVMLIVLVQIIQSIGDAIVRRVDHR from the coding sequence ATGTCCTTTAATGAAATTTCACAGTGGTTAAGCCTTAACAGCAAGTTGCTGCTCGGTGCAACCTGGGAAACCCTATACATGGTGGCCGTTGCTGGGATTGTTGGCTTTGCGGTAGGCATTCCTCTCGGGGTTATTCTACACACTACTAAAAAGGGCGGTCTGCTAGAAAACACCAAGTTAAACAGTGTGCTTGGCGCTATCGTCAACATTGGACGCTCTGTGCCTTTCTTAGTGTTGATGGTGGCAATCATTCCGGTCACAAAGCTGTTGGTCGGCACCTTTATCGGCACAACAGCGGCCATTGTGCCACTGACGATTGGCGCAATCCCATTTGTTGCTCGCTTAATTGAGGGTGCGCTATTGGAAGTGCCTACCGGCTTAGTCGAAGCAGCGCAATCTATGGGCGCGACGCCGATGCAGATCATCAGCAAAGTGCTACTGCCAGAAGCGATGCCAACTATAGTCAACTCAGTGACCATTACACTGGTCACCCTAGTCAGCTACTCAGCGATGGCAGGTACGGTGGGTGGCGGCGGTCTTGGCGATGTGGCAATTCGCTACGGATTCCACCGCTATGATGTGGTGATCATGGCCGTAACGGTAGTGATGCTGATTGTGCTGGTACAAATTATTCAATCCATTGGTGATGCGATCGTTCGTCGTGTTGACCACAGATAA